The Phoenix dactylifera cultivar Barhee BC4 unplaced genomic scaffold, palm_55x_up_171113_PBpolish2nd_filt_p 000864F, whole genome shotgun sequence genome includes a region encoding these proteins:
- the LOC120107438 gene encoding regulator of nonsense transcripts UPF2-like, protein MDELRSVNLSKFVSEAVAAICDAKLRTSDIQAAVQVCSLLHQRYKDISPCLIQGLLKVFFPGKCGDDLDADKNMRAIKKRSTLKLLMQLYFVGVVEDASIFVNIIKDLTSLEHLKDRDATQTNLSLLTSFARQGRYFLGLQLHQPGQEVHDEFFKGLNVAADQKKFFKKALHSYYDAVAELLQSEHNSLRMLELENAKILSAKGELSDENAASYEKLRKSYDHLFRCVSL, encoded by the exons ATGGATGAGTTAAGAAGTGTCAACTTAAGCAAATTTGTCAGTGAAGCTGTGGCAGCTATTTGTGATGCCAAGCTTAGAACTTCAGATATACAAGCTGCTGTGCAG GTCTGCTCGTTGCTTCATCAGAGATACAAAGACATCTCTCCTTGTCTTATTCAGGGCCTCCTGAAAGTGTTCTTTCCAGGAAAATGTGGTGATGATTTGGATGCAGATAAAAACATGAGGGCAATAAAGAAGAGGAGCACTCTAAAACTTCTAATGCAACTTTATTTTGTTGGAGTTGTTGAGGATGCCAGCATTTTCGTAAATATTATTAAGGATCTTACTAGCTTGGAACATTTAAAAGATCGGGATGCAACTCAGACAAATTTGTCCCTTCTTACCAGTTTTGCTCGACAAGGCAGATATTTCTTAGGGCTCCAGCTCCATCAGCCTGGACAAGAAGTTCACGATGAG TTCTTTAAAGGCCTTAATGTCGCtgcagatcaaaagaagttcttCAAGAAAGCATTGCACTCATATTATGATGCTGTAGCTGAACTACTTCAATCTGAGCATAAT TCTCTTCGAATGCTGGAACTTGAGAATGCAAAGATCTTGAGTGCTAAAGGGGAGCTTAGCGATGAGAATGCAGCTTCGTACGAGAAGCTTAGGAAATCTTATGATCACTTATTTCGTTGTGTCTCCTTGTAA